A single window of Bacteroidota bacterium DNA harbors:
- a CDS encoding response regulator transcription factor has translation MVTVYIVDDHRMLVDGLSLLLSGESNLKVVGKSINPQMAFDEIKQLKPQVVLSDIQMPEMNGIELAKNIKRVLPDTRIIALSMFGDAGHINDMISAGATGYLLKNSDKQDVLNAINTVVSGKEYFSQTVKEELERAEKAIDEGPDKPNITAREKEIIQLIAKECSNAQIAEKLFISERTVETHRKNIFRKTNTKSVVGLLKFAMESNLL, from the coding sequence TTGGTTACTGTTTACATAGTTGATGATCACCGGATGTTGGTTGACGGACTTAGCTTACTGTTAAGTGGAGAGTCTAACTTGAAGGTGGTGGGAAAATCCATCAATCCGCAGATGGCATTTGATGAAATAAAACAATTAAAACCGCAGGTGGTATTAAGTGATATTCAGATGCCTGAAATGAATGGTATTGAATTAGCTAAAAACATCAAGCGCGTTTTGCCCGATACTAGAATTATTGCCTTATCCATGTTTGGGGATGCCGGTCATATTAATGATATGATAAGTGCAGGCGCGACAGGCTATCTTCTTAAAAATTCAGATAAGCAAGATGTTTTAAATGCTATTAATACAGTTGTAAGCGGAAAAGAATATTTCAGTCAAACTGTGAAGGAAGAATTGGAGCGCGCCGAAAAAGCAATTGATGAAGGACCGGATAAACCAAACATTACAGCGCGTGAAAAGGAAATTATTCAACTCATCGCTAAAGAATGCAGCAACGCTCAAATTGCCGAGAAACTTTTCATCTCCGAAAGAACGGTTGAAACACACCGCAAAAATATTTTCAGAAAAACCAATACAAAATCCGTGGTAGGCTTATTAAAGTTCGCTATGGAAAGTAACTTGCTTTAG
- a CDS encoding gliding motility-associated C-terminal domain-containing protein, with protein sequence MFKQIRLIGFVVLIAICNITNAQTSYYQDQFLGGVTGAGYSPAYSQTAPITGVITVNIAPGSTIRRAYLIAGRLGNAPATNVTLNGTPLTFNATNQVTGPFNTIYGGASGVHVINVTTIVNPAVNVYNLALPTQASTSNRYQDFYLYISYDNPTLSSVATAIFLNNQNSANIMNWGTLTFTYPFNTLAGDIGYSFFGGYECSAADGERLIVNGTNLGTVWGQDINSGMCGGPVGSFYYRNNTLTALSDDNVNQAVNGPEALSNIVALVTNNSNTLTLSHQHANASATDNHPWGAIFAYGSCVNPTITAVASPTSVCPGSPVTLTAGGGATYTWSPGTATTAIANVTPTATTIYTVNAKNTAGCLGTQTVMVTVNPLPTVNVAATPSAICIGNSSSISASGASTYTWSPGALNGGTVTVSPAASTIYTVTGTSTAGCVGTNTLGVTVNPLPVVAPANNGPVCVGGVLNLSVGASTSYSWSGPNSFTSNLQNPSITNVSSAEGGVYTVSVTNANGCINSNTTNVVISPLPVITPTNNGPYCEGATIQLSVGAASTYTWSGPNVFTSNLQNPTISGSQLASAGVYSVTVANAGGCIASGTTAVTVNALPSPTATSNSPICETNALNFNGSGGTTYTWTIPGGFSSNQQNPGITVASVANSGVGSLTVADANGCINTVTFNVVVNSNPVVTVSNPTACAGQNINLSASGGSSYAWSGPLGYNSAVQNPVITGATAAMGGAYSVTVTTAAGCSNTAVSNAQVFALPDPQATSNGPICEGTQLSLGGNGGVTYQWTGPNGFSSSLQNPSFTANSSNYTGNYNLTVSDANGCSSSTVIAVTVNPMPNASINSNVKGGCAPLCVTFNANSAATIATYNWNLGNGLTSSAAQPQTCFGTTGVYSVNLTVADAIGCSNSATYTVEVYPQPVADYNHAPIKPIINIDPEVTFTDASHGAPIVAWNWYFMNTAQYTSTQQSPTFVYTEPGLYAVALVVKSDKGCLDTIVKTIEVGEDFGIYVPNAFTPNGDGMNDVFQPKGFGIVNYQLQIFDRWGEKIFETNDFNEGWNGTRKSKNDVKYGIIMDGTYTWLINAKDVFGKAHELKGHVTLIK encoded by the coding sequence ATGTTCAAGCAAATTAGATTAATTGGTTTTGTAGTACTTATTGCGATTTGCAATATCACGAATGCTCAAACCAGTTATTACCAAGATCAATTTTTAGGTGGCGTAACCGGCGCGGGATATTCTCCGGCTTATTCTCAAACGGCACCAATAACAGGAGTCATTACTGTAAATATTGCACCCGGAAGCACTATCAGACGTGCTTATTTAATTGCAGGACGATTAGGTAATGCCCCTGCAACGAACGTAACTTTAAACGGAACACCGCTTACCTTTAACGCAACCAATCAGGTAACCGGCCCATTTAATACCATCTACGGCGGCGCTTCAGGTGTACACGTTATCAACGTAACAACAATCGTTAATCCAGCTGTTAACGTATATAATTTAGCTTTACCAACACAGGCGAGCACTTCTAACCGTTATCAGGATTTTTATTTATATATCTCTTATGATAATCCAACTTTATCAAGCGTAGCAACGGCTATCTTCCTGAACAATCAAAACTCCGCAAATATCATGAACTGGGGTACATTAACCTTTACTTACCCATTCAATACTTTGGCAGGTGATATTGGTTATTCATTCTTTGGTGGCTATGAGTGTAGCGCGGCTGATGGAGAACGTTTGATTGTAAATGGAACAAATTTAGGTACCGTTTGGGGACAAGACATCAACTCCGGTATGTGTGGTGGTCCGGTTGGAAGTTTTTATTACCGTAATAATACATTAACCGCGTTAAGCGATGATAATGTTAACCAGGCTGTAAACGGACCTGAAGCATTAAGTAACATCGTAGCCTTAGTAACCAATAACAGCAATACTTTAACTTTATCACATCAACATGCCAACGCAAGCGCTACCGATAATCATCCTTGGGGTGCCATTTTTGCTTATGGAAGTTGTGTTAATCCAACCATTACTGCTGTTGCATCTCCTACCAGCGTTTGTCCTGGAAGCCCTGTTACCTTAACAGCAGGAGGCGGCGCTACTTATACCTGGTCACCTGGTACAGCAACTACAGCTATTGCGAATGTAACACCAACTGCCACAACTATCTATACAGTAAATGCAAAAAATACAGCCGGATGCCTTGGTACGCAAACCGTTATGGTAACTGTTAATCCATTACCAACTGTTAATGTGGCAGCAACACCGTCTGCGATTTGTATTGGTAACTCTTCTTCTATTTCAGCTTCCGGTGCATCAACATATACCTGGAGTCCTGGTGCCTTAAACGGCGGTACAGTAACGGTGAGTCCTGCCGCTTCAACCATTTATACAGTAACAGGTACTTCAACCGCAGGCTGTGTTGGTACAAACACACTAGGTGTAACAGTAAATCCTTTACCGGTTGTTGCTCCTGCCAATAACGGACCTGTGTGCGTAGGCGGCGTTTTAAATTTATCAGTGGGTGCTTCTACTTCCTATTCCTGGAGCGGACCAAATTCATTCACTTCTAATTTACAAAACCCTTCCATAACTAACGTTTCTTCTGCAGAAGGAGGGGTGTACACCGTTAGTGTTACAAACGCAAATGGATGTATCAACAGTAACACAACCAATGTGGTTATTAGTCCACTCCCTGTAATTACTCCAACAAATAACGGACCATATTGCGAGGGCGCCACCATTCAATTATCGGTTGGAGCGGCTTCAACGTATACATGGAGCGGCCCGAATGTATTTACAAGTAATTTGCAAAACCCTACTATTTCCGGTTCACAATTAGCAAGCGCAGGAGTTTATTCAGTTACGGTAGCAAATGCAGGCGGATGTATAGCTTCCGGTACAACAGCGGTTACAGTAAACGCTTTACCGAGTCCAACAGCTACATCCAACAGTCCGATTTGTGAAACCAATGCATTAAACTTTAACGGCTCAGGTGGAACAACGTACACTTGGACGATTCCGGGCGGATTCTCTTCTAATCAGCAAAATCCGGGTATTACAGTAGCCTCTGTAGCAAATAGTGGCGTAGGTTCATTAACAGTTGCCGATGCAAATGGTTGTATAAATACAGTAACATTTAATGTAGTAGTGAATTCGAATCCTGTAGTAACGGTGAGTAACCCTACGGCATGTGCAGGACAAAACATTAATCTAAGCGCGAGTGGTGGAAGTTCTTATGCGTGGAGCGGTCCATTAGGCTATAATTCGGCAGTGCAAAATCCTGTAATTACAGGTGCAACAGCAGCCATGGGCGGTGCCTATTCAGTAACTGTAACCACAGCCGCAGGTTGTAGTAATACCGCTGTTTCAAATGCGCAAGTGTTTGCTTTACCAGATCCACAAGCAACAAGCAACGGACCTATTTGTGAAGGAACACAGTTGAGTTTAGGAGGTAATGGAGGCGTAACCTATCAATGGACCGGTCCGAACGGATTTAGTTCATCATTACAAAACCCATCATTTACAGCTAATAGTTCTAATTACACAGGTAATTATAATTTAACAGTATCAGACGCGAATGGTTGTTCTTCGTCTACGGTAATTGCTGTTACAGTAAATCCAATGCCAAACGCCTCTATTAATTCAAATGTAAAAGGCGGATGCGCACCATTATGTGTTACCTTCAATGCAAACAGTGCCGCAACCATCGCTACCTATAATTGGAATTTAGGAAATGGACTTACATCTTCTGCGGCTCAACCGCAAACATGTTTTGGAACAACAGGAGTTTACTCAGTAAACTTAACAGTTGCAGATGCAATCGGATGTTCTAACTCCGCAACGTATACAGTGGAGGTTTATCCTCAGCCTGTAGCCGACTATAACCACGCTCCAATTAAGCCAATTATTAATATTGATCCTGAAGTTACATTTACAGATGCATCGCATGGCGCGCCAATTGTAGCTTGGAATTGGTATTTCATGAATACTGCGCAATATACATCAACACAGCAGAGCCCAACTTTTGTTTATACAGAACCGGGATTATACGCTGTTGCTTTAGTAGTGAAAAGCGATAAAGGATGTTTAGACACCATTGTAAAAACGATTGAAGTAGGCGAAGACTTTGGAATCTATGTGCCAAATGCATTTACCCCGAACGGTGATGGTATGAATGATGTTTTCCAACCAAAGGGTTTTGGAATTGTTAACTACCAATTGCAAATTTTTGATCGTTGGGGCGAAAAGATTTTCGAAACTAACGACTTTAACGAAGGATGGAACGGAACCCGTAAATCTAAAAATGATGTGAAATACGGAATCATTATGGATGGAACGTATACATGGTTAATCAATGCGAAAGATGTATTTGGAAAAGCCCATGAGTTGAAAGGACATGTAACATTAATAAAGTAG
- a CDS encoding ankyrin repeat domain-containing protein, whose protein sequence is MKKLIIILAVTLSNLGLYSQSKNEVLFSHVQNNETEKATALLKAGGDANYFITGTPYKTVSLLITAVINKNLDMAKALINNKADVNWQDDQKCSAIIYAASTGQTEMVKLLLQNGAFVNDNNGNGKSVISEAKVSGNEELIKYLEEVNKSK, encoded by the coding sequence ATGAAAAAACTAATTATAATTCTTGCTGTTACATTGAGCAATTTAGGTTTATACAGCCAGAGTAAAAACGAAGTTTTATTTTCGCACGTACAAAATAATGAAACTGAAAAAGCAACCGCGCTTTTGAAAGCCGGTGGTGATGCGAATTATTTTATTACAGGTACTCCATATAAAACAGTGAGCTTGTTAATCACCGCGGTTATAAATAAGAACCTGGATATGGCAAAAGCTTTAATTAACAATAAAGCCGATGTGAATTGGCAAGATGACCAAAAATGCTCTGCCATTATTTATGCTGCTTCAACCGGACAAACAGAAATGGTGAAGTTATTATTACAGAATGGCGCTTTTGTGAATGACAATAATGGCAACGGAAAATCAGTAATTTCTGAAGCCAAGGTTAGTGGAAATGAAGAATTGATAAAGTACTTAGAAGAGGTAAATAAAAGTAAGTAA